A region of Nostoc sp. 'Peltigera membranacea cyanobiont' N6 DNA encodes the following proteins:
- a CDS encoding DUF2997 domain-containing protein translates to MAEYQKIEYRIGKDGKITETVIDASGSSCTSTTSGIEKALGEVENQELLPEYYEGGEGETVAQNQSLKEI, encoded by the coding sequence ATGGCTGAGTATCAAAAAATTGAGTATCGCATTGGTAAAGATGGTAAAATTACTGAAACAGTAATCGATGCTTCTGGTTCGAGTTGCACAAGTACAACATCGGGAATTGAAAAAGCTTTAGGAGAAGTTGAAAATCAAGAATTATTGCCTGAGTATTACGAAGGCGGTGAGGGCGAGACAGTGGCACAAAATCAGTCTCTCAAAGAAATCTAA
- the isiD gene encoding protein IsiD — protein MTTLSISRKEIAAITAAEVEELATRLDLDNYNNAFDGLNDWHLLRAIAFQRPELVEPYIYLLDLEPYDEA, from the coding sequence ATGACAACTCTAAGCATTTCCAGAAAAGAAATTGCTGCCATAACTGCGGCAGAAGTAGAAGAACTGGCTACACGTCTGGATCTGGATAATTACAATAATGCTTTTGATGGTTTAAATGATTGGCATCTATTGCGAGCGATCGCATTTCAGCGTCCAGAGTTAGTTGAACCCTATATCTACCTCTTAGACTTGGAACCTTACGATGAAGCGTAG
- a CDS encoding AAA family ATPase — protein MIRARYPLLYVITVEEEPVEEVLQQVASRSVPKRQLLFWDIVRGWSDNGADKGSVMAALGRIGKADVQIPAMFVLRDLHPFVKNPTTEKNAPIVRELRNLTRELKRSRKIIITTSHTLELPDELLQEVTVVDFPLPSVSEIDNLIQQLVVPDKLNVSGLAREQLVKACQGLSRTRISRVLAKALAGKQQVNESDIDGVLEEKKQAIRQTGILEFFTPQESLKRVGGLDQLKQWVLMRQDAFTEEARRYGIPNPKGMLLVGIQGTGKSLSAKTIAHEWRLPLLRLDSGRLFGGIVGESESRVRQMIQLTEAMAPCVLWIDEIDKAFGNITSNIDGDSGTSRRVFGSLITWMQEKTASVFIVATANNVKILPAELLRKGRFDEIFFLNLPTEAERQEIFKVHLQRLRPNRLREFNLALLAKQSLNFSGAEIEQVIVDAMHQAFSTRIEGQRRDFNTEDILQAVAQTVPLAAIASEQIEALKQWAAQAGARTASNDVLLVEELKQYSTEQGIGPLEVD, from the coding sequence ATGATTCGGGCACGGTATCCCTTACTGTATGTGATTACCGTTGAAGAAGAACCTGTGGAAGAAGTGTTGCAGCAAGTTGCATCGCGTTCTGTGCCAAAACGACAGCTTTTATTTTGGGATATTGTCCGCGGTTGGAGTGATAACGGTGCAGATAAAGGTTCGGTGATGGCGGCATTAGGGCGAATTGGCAAAGCTGATGTCCAAATACCTGCGATGTTTGTACTGCGAGATTTGCATCCATTTGTGAAAAACCCTACCACAGAGAAAAATGCACCCATAGTCAGGGAGTTACGAAACTTGACGCGGGAGTTAAAGCGATCGCGTAAAATTATCATCACCACCAGCCATACTTTAGAACTTCCTGACGAGTTACTGCAAGAAGTGACAGTAGTGGATTTTCCCTTACCTAGCGTTAGCGAAATAGATAATTTAATCCAACAGTTGGTAGTACCAGATAAGTTAAATGTTTCTGGCTTGGCGCGAGAACAGTTAGTTAAAGCCTGTCAAGGTTTAAGTCGCACCCGGATTTCTAGAGTGTTGGCAAAAGCTTTAGCTGGCAAACAGCAGGTAAATGAGTCTGATATTGATGGCGTATTAGAAGAGAAAAAGCAAGCAATCCGCCAAACTGGAATTCTAGAATTTTTCACACCACAGGAATCACTCAAACGAGTTGGTGGATTAGATCAACTCAAACAATGGGTACTCATGCGCCAAGATGCTTTTACCGAAGAAGCCAGACGCTACGGTATTCCTAACCCCAAAGGGATGTTACTTGTGGGCATTCAGGGAACAGGTAAATCTCTCTCAGCCAAGACAATTGCCCATGAATGGCGCTTACCGTTATTAAGATTAGATTCTGGGCGTTTATTTGGTGGGATTGTCGGCGAAAGTGAAAGCCGAGTGCGTCAAATGATTCAGTTAACTGAAGCAATGGCACCCTGCGTTTTGTGGATTGATGAAATCGATAAAGCCTTTGGCAATATTACCAGTAACATTGATGGAGATTCGGGGACATCGCGCAGGGTGTTTGGCAGTTTGATTACCTGGATGCAGGAGAAAACCGCCAGCGTGTTTATTGTCGCCACGGCAAATAATGTAAAAATATTACCAGCCGAGTTGTTGCGAAAAGGAAGATTTGATGAAATTTTCTTTTTGAATTTACCTACAGAAGCCGAACGCCAAGAGATTTTTAAGGTGCATTTGCAACGGTTACGCCCGAATCGGCTGCGAGAATTTAACTTAGCTTTGTTAGCCAAACAGAGTCTCAACTTTAGTGGTGCGGAAATCGAGCAGGTAATCGTTGATGCCATGCACCAAGCATTTTCCACAAGAATTGAGGGACAGCGCCGAGACTTTAATACAGAGGATATTTTACAGGCTGTAGCGCAGACAGTGCCATTAGCTGCGATCGCATCTGAACAAATTGAAGCATTAAAGCAATGGGCAGCACAAGCCGGTGCCAGAACTGCCTCCAATGATGTGCTGTTAGTAGAAGAATTAAAACAATATTCAACCGAACAAGGAATAGGCCCTTTAGAAGTCGATTAA
- a CDS encoding DUF1257 domain-containing protein — MSHFTTIKVQIKHGEILHEVLQELNYQVECNTNVRGYQGDTTQAEYVIRQKNGYDLGFRRSGENYEIVADFWGAKINQQQFVNSISQKYAHKTLMATVQEQGFNVEDEEVLADGTVRVVVGRWV; from the coding sequence ATGTCTCATTTCACAACTATCAAAGTCCAAATCAAACACGGTGAAATTCTGCATGAAGTGTTGCAAGAATTAAACTATCAAGTTGAATGCAACACGAATGTCCGCGGATATCAAGGCGATACGACTCAAGCCGAGTATGTGATTCGCCAGAAGAATGGTTATGATTTAGGTTTTCGCCGCAGTGGTGAAAATTACGAAATAGTTGCAGACTTTTGGGGAGCAAAAATTAATCAACAGCAGTTTGTTAACTCCATCAGCCAAAAATATGCTCATAAAACCTTGATGGCAACGGTGCAAGAACAAGGTTTTAATGTGGAGGATGAAGAAGTATTAGCAGATGGAACTGTGCGAGTAGTTGTAGGGCGTTGGGTGTAA
- a CDS encoding WD40 repeat domain-containing protein: protein MPDNPKQPGEYDAVLGGKNPPPVDGVVLGGLSGAKQRFASSDENYRFLALSQLINYRQEGWDLVIQALKDPSKRVQLAAYKLLRDISELKVKQAILEFNPYRFFECVYTIELNRNDAAIAIHPDGKTLVCCDAGGSSFEEPQRDGSIIGGTYIDFKKWDLKTGKSLRTISKIFGTRVKDYPKHLTFSSDAQTLAIGGSQHDSTIRTEIWNFNTEQLSHVISGQPLWESGTRRHNTLTAIALSSDGKILASGNEAGNILVWDLETKQNIYTIKGHSKNITSLAINIDAKILASASLDETIKLWNLITGSEIYTLVGHESINGHPYGVVSLAISPNGQTLITGDNHLPTRIRIWDLRTGKEVHTLFPNSGQLNFFTFNSDGKIFVNCGGDINIWNLQTQERLAKLSSYGKSVAISPDGQTIVSYVRKLIQVWRVP, encoded by the coding sequence ATGCCAGATAATCCCAAACAACCCGGAGAATATGATGCTGTGCTTGGCGGAAAAAATCCTCCGCCAGTCGATGGTGTAGTTTTAGGCGGATTGTCAGGCGCAAAACAACGTTTCGCTAGCAGTGATGAAAATTACCGCTTTTTAGCGCTTTCGCAACTCATTAACTATAGACAGGAAGGCTGGGATTTAGTAATTCAGGCTTTAAAAGACCCATCAAAAAGGGTACAGTTAGCAGCATATAAATTATTGCGGGATATCTCAGAATTAAAAGTAAAACAGGCAATCTTAGAATTTAATCCCTATCGTTTTTTTGAGTGTGTTTATACAATTGAGCTTAATAGGAATGATGCTGCGATCGCCATTCATCCCGACGGCAAAACCCTAGTCTGCTGCGATGCTGGCGGTAGTTCTTTTGAAGAACCTCAAAGAGATGGCAGTATTATTGGTGGAACTTATATAGACTTTAAAAAGTGGGATTTGAAGACAGGAAAAAGTCTTCGCACCATCAGTAAAATATTTGGTACGAGAGTAAAAGACTATCCAAAACATTTAACTTTTAGTTCCGATGCTCAAACTTTAGCAATAGGTGGTTCTCAGCATGACAGTACTATTAGAACTGAAATCTGGAATTTCAATACCGAGCAATTAAGTCATGTTATTAGCGGACAACCATTGTGGGAGTCTGGAACTCGAAGGCATAATACTCTTACAGCTATTGCTCTCAGTTCTGATGGCAAAATATTAGCTAGTGGTAATGAAGCTGGTAATATTCTCGTCTGGGATTTAGAAACAAAACAAAATATTTACACTATCAAAGGACACTCAAAAAATATAACTTCCCTTGCGATCAATATAGATGCAAAAATTTTAGCAAGCGCTAGTTTAGATGAGACTATTAAACTATGGAATTTAATAACGGGAAGTGAGATTTATACCTTAGTAGGGCATGAGTCTATAAATGGACATCCTTATGGCGTTGTTTCATTAGCAATTAGTCCCAATGGACAAACTTTAATAACTGGCGATAATCATTTGCCAACACGTATTAGAATATGGGATTTGAGAACTGGTAAAGAAGTTCATACTTTATTTCCTAATAGTGGTCAATTAAACTTTTTCACTTTCAATTCTGATGGCAAAATCTTTGTTAATTGTGGCGGTGATATTAATATCTGGAACTTGCAGACACAAGAACGACTTGCTAAACTTTCTTCTTATGGAAAAAGTGTTGCTATTAGCCCAGATGGACAGACTATTGTCAGTTACGTTAGGAAATTAATTCAAGTATGGCGAGTTCCATAG
- a CDS encoding alpha/beta hydrolase: MSLQFITVPPGTSQPAAGLIVTLHGWGANAEDVASLLPLLNLPDYQFILPNAPYPYPYSPIGRAWYDLRVENMYEGLAESRQLLIDFLQSLETSTGVPLSRTILSGFSQGGAMTLDVGSKLPLAGLAVMSGYLHPDALRADQKGIPPTLISHGKYDEVVPLQAALKARETLKSLGVAVEYHEFDMGHEINPQTLDVLRKFVVNVIG, from the coding sequence CTGTCTTTACAATTTATTACCGTTCCCCCCGGAACTTCTCAACCCGCCGCAGGCTTAATTGTTACTTTGCATGGTTGGGGTGCTAATGCTGAGGATGTAGCATCTTTGTTACCCTTGCTCAACTTACCTGATTACCAGTTTATATTACCCAATGCACCTTATCCTTATCCCTATTCCCCTATAGGGAGGGCATGGTATGACTTGCGGGTGGAAAATATGTATGAAGGATTGGCCGAAAGTCGGCAACTGCTAATAGATTTTTTACAATCTTTAGAAACTAGCACTGGTGTACCTTTGTCACGCACCATCTTAAGTGGATTTTCTCAAGGCGGAGCAATGACTTTAGATGTCGGCTCAAAATTGCCCCTAGCAGGTTTAGCTGTCATGAGTGGGTATTTACATCCTGACGCATTAAGGGCAGATCAAAAAGGGATTCCCCCGACTTTAATCAGCCACGGTAAATATGATGAAGTTGTGCCACTGCAAGCTGCTTTGAAGGCACGAGAAACTTTAAAATCTCTAGGAGTGGCGGTAGAATACCACGAATTTGATATGGGACATGAAATAAATCCACAAACGTTAGATGTGCTACGGAAATTCGTTGTAAATGTAATTGGCTAG
- a CDS encoding Hsp70 family protein produces MTTVIIDFGTSNTVVCTTDLITQKPRTLRFESMSRRFEVGAEQVSVVPSLVFVEGRDRILFGESVRAKRLGFAQPERCFRAFKRDLAADFVPPPRQLDGNSYSAEVVSELFLKEIWQQVEQQLQPSSVIFTVPVGAFERYLDWFRNLGDKLNIPAVQIVDESTAAALGYAVKHPGAVVLVVDFGGGTLDLSLVRTVSAESEQQVVRAEVIAKSDAFIGGVDIDTWIVEHYLQKIGSSRAEVGEIGFMNLLEVAERVKIQLSITDEAKESWFDDENFMSYELQLHRDELGEILENQQLLEQLRQTLDEVLAIALSKGIAKSTIEQVLLVGGTCQIPAVQQLVISYFGRQKVKLDKPFEAVAHGALALSEMAAVDDYLRHSYAIRLWEPHSKSYSYLTLIEKGAKYPGARSEALTLQVATEGQREIRLDIGEVAEVSQAEVYYDTQGRMTSSQLVKQDSYRSLETHHQQVCVAHIEPPGQTGIDRIQAQFEVNEQRVLVVTVKDLLTGKMLVDRGAIAKLK; encoded by the coding sequence ATGACTACAGTAATAATTGATTTTGGTACTAGCAATACTGTTGTTTGTACTACTGATTTGATTACGCAAAAACCACGGACTTTGAGATTTGAATCGATGTCGCGTCGGTTTGAGGTTGGGGCGGAACAAGTTAGCGTTGTACCTAGTTTAGTATTTGTGGAAGGGCGCGATCGCATCTTATTTGGTGAATCTGTACGCGCCAAACGCTTGGGGTTTGCCCAGCCGGAACGCTGTTTTAGAGCTTTTAAACGCGATTTGGCAGCAGATTTTGTCCCACCTCCCCGACAGTTGGATGGTAATAGTTACAGCGCTGAGGTGGTTTCGGAACTGTTTCTCAAGGAAATTTGGCAACAGGTTGAACAGCAATTACAACCCAGTAGCGTTATTTTCACAGTTCCCGTGGGTGCATTTGAGCGATATCTTGACTGGTTCCGCAATTTGGGCGACAAGTTAAATATTCCCGCAGTGCAAATTGTCGATGAATCTACCGCAGCAGCCCTTGGTTATGCTGTCAAGCATCCTGGGGCTGTGGTTTTGGTGGTTGATTTTGGCGGCGGTACTCTAGATTTAAGTTTAGTGAGAACTGTCAGCGCTGAATCTGAACAGCAAGTAGTACGTGCGGAAGTTATCGCCAAATCCGATGCTTTTATTGGCGGCGTAGATATTGATACATGGATTGTCGAACATTATCTGCAAAAAATCGGTTCCTCCCGTGCTGAAGTTGGAGAAATCGGCTTTATGAATTTGCTGGAAGTAGCAGAAAGGGTAAAAATTCAACTTTCGATAACAGATGAGGCGAAAGAAAGTTGGTTTGATGATGAAAATTTTATGTCCTATGAATTGCAATTGCATCGGGACGAATTAGGCGAAATTTTAGAAAATCAACAATTATTAGAACAGTTAAGGCAAACCCTAGATGAAGTATTAGCAATCGCACTTTCCAAAGGGATCGCTAAATCTACAATAGAACAGGTTTTATTAGTTGGTGGTACTTGTCAAATTCCTGCCGTACAACAACTGGTAATTTCCTATTTTGGACGACAAAAGGTAAAGTTAGACAAACCTTTTGAAGCTGTCGCACATGGCGCATTAGCTTTAAGTGAAATGGCAGCAGTTGATGATTACCTGCGCCACAGTTATGCTATTCGTCTTTGGGAACCCCACAGCAAAAGTTATTCTTATTTAACTTTGATTGAAAAAGGGGCAAAGTATCCAGGGGCGCGTTCTGAAGCTTTAACTCTGCAAGTCGCCACAGAGGGACAGCGAGAAATTCGCCTTGATATTGGGGAAGTAGCAGAAGTTTCCCAAGCAGAAGTTTATTACGATACTCAAGGAAGGATGACGAGTAGCCAATTAGTCAAACAAGATAGTTACCGCTCTTTGGAAACTCATCATCAACAAGTATGTGTCGCTCATATCGAACCGCCTGGACAAACAGGAATAGATCGGATACAGGCACAATTTGAGGTGAATGAACAACGGGTGTTAGTAGTGACGGTAAAGGATTTATTGACGGGAAAGATGTTAGTAGATAGGGGTGCGATCGCTAAACTAAAATAA
- a CDS encoding WD40 repeat domain-containing protein yields the protein MRFQISAIAFPELGILVLESRKRMMPENSNQPREYDAVLGGQAPPPVSGVVLGGIEGVKRRLLSNNLEAKMAALTEAINYGDAGLELVIQSLQNESVQLKAVAYKLLHKRKEPGLEQVIAALNPYHYKFFECLTTLTGHTSDVYGIAFSPNGQTIASGSHDKTIKLWNIQTSQLISTLGEGLSSLYALAFSPDGKTLYSNNWNEIKIWNLQNQQEIRTLKGHFDAVLSLAVAPDGTLISGSQDKLIYVWEQPRSGKYDVLGEHPCYVWGMNTVKVSLSIDGKILISGSAIDRAIKIWNWKQRQQITTLGNETLGLNNYAPGLSCVAISPDGTIAIAGGENQVDVWDIEKREKIYTLTLEADNKIHSISVSKDGEAFFGGLNNGIIKIWNLLTGEEIQDLEGHSANVMSIAVSPDGKTVVSGSIDRTIKIWGIPE from the coding sequence GTGCGATTCCAAATAAGTGCGATCGCATTTCCTGAATTGGGAATACTGGTATTAGAGTCGAGGAAGAGAATGATGCCAGAAAATTCCAATCAACCGCGAGAATATGATGCTGTACTTGGTGGACAAGCACCACCTCCAGTTTCCGGTGTAGTTCTAGGCGGAATCGAAGGCGTTAAGCGTCGTCTTTTAAGTAATAATTTAGAAGCAAAAATGGCTGCACTCACTGAAGCTATAAACTATGGGGATGCAGGCTTAGAGTTAGTCATTCAAAGTTTACAGAATGAATCAGTGCAGTTAAAAGCGGTAGCATATAAGTTATTACATAAAAGAAAAGAACCTGGTCTTGAACAGGTTATTGCAGCTTTAAATCCATACCATTATAAATTTTTTGAATGTTTAACTACTTTAACCGGACATACATCTGATGTATATGGAATAGCATTTAGTCCCAATGGACAAACTATTGCGAGTGGAAGCCATGATAAAACTATCAAATTATGGAATATTCAAACCAGCCAATTAATTTCCACATTAGGTGAAGGTTTATCATCTCTTTATGCCCTTGCGTTCAGTCCAGATGGAAAAACTTTGTATAGCAATAATTGGAATGAAATAAAAATTTGGAATTTACAAAATCAGCAAGAAATTCGTACACTTAAAGGGCATTTTGATGCTGTTTTATCTCTTGCTGTTGCTCCTGATGGCACTCTAATTAGTGGTAGTCAAGATAAATTGATTTATGTTTGGGAACAACCCCGTTCAGGAAAATATGATGTTTTGGGAGAGCATCCTTGTTACGTTTGGGGAATGAATACTGTTAAGGTTTCCCTTAGTATTGATGGGAAGATTTTGATTAGTGGTAGTGCTATTGATAGGGCAATAAAAATTTGGAATTGGAAGCAAAGACAACAAATTACAACTCTAGGAAACGAAACATTGGGTTTAAATAATTATGCACCAGGACTTTCTTGTGTTGCTATCAGTCCAGATGGAACAATTGCTATTGCTGGAGGAGAAAATCAGGTTGATGTTTGGGATATAGAAAAAAGAGAGAAAATTTATACACTTACCCTGGAAGCAGATAATAAGATTCACTCAATATCTGTTAGTAAAGATGGTGAAGCTTTCTTTGGAGGTTTAAATAATGGCATTATTAAAATTTGGAATTTGCTTACAGGTGAAGAAATTCAGGACTTAGAAGGGCATTCAGCTAATGTTATGTCTATTGCTGTGAGTCCTGATGGAAAAACTGTTGTTAGCGGAAGCATTGATAGAACTATTAAAATTTGGGGTATACCAGAGTAA
- a CDS encoding nucleotide exchange factor GrpE — MFSLLSFLTMAIGICTLLLIIPAISDAIARQADLETNKLELARCLATSRLASTQIELLENELKATRKNYLEEQQKIEQLLAEKAALHQEGLRLHEELQQQRLELTEEIRSSTFEQLQTLLTNYPSIHQMVRVKPELPAKNLLSMFTSLDNLLNKWGYEQIGKPWEQIPYNPQIHQPDTADIAEDELVYIRFVGYQHQGKILVPAKVSRTLPGGGQTIKN; from the coding sequence ATGTTTTCTCTTTTAAGCTTTTTGACAATGGCAATAGGGATTTGCACTCTGTTGTTGATTATTCCAGCAATTAGTGATGCGATCGCTCGCCAAGCAGACTTGGAAACTAACAAGTTAGAATTGGCGCGATGTCTAGCGACAAGCAGGTTAGCATCTACGCAAATTGAGTTACTAGAAAATGAACTAAAGGCAACACGCAAAAATTACTTAGAAGAGCAGCAAAAAATAGAACAGTTACTTGCTGAAAAAGCAGCGCTACATCAGGAAGGCTTGCGACTGCATGAAGAATTGCAGCAGCAGCGTCTTGAACTGACAGAGGAAATACGTTCTTCGACATTTGAGCAATTGCAGACATTGCTAACAAACTATCCCAGCATCCATCAGATGGTGCGCGTTAAACCAGAATTACCTGCGAAAAATCTGCTTTCGATGTTTACCTCTTTAGATAACCTCCTCAATAAATGGGGTTACGAACAGATAGGTAAACCTTGGGAACAAATACCTTACAATCCCCAGATTCATCAACCAGACACTGCTGATATTGCTGAAGATGAGTTAGTTTATATTCGATTCGTTGGTTATCAACATCAAGGAAAAATTCTTGTCCCTGCGAAAGTTAGCCGCACCTTACCGGGAGGGGGACAAACAATTAAAAATTAA
- a CDS encoding GUN4 domain-containing protein: protein MSENPNQPREYDAVLGGQVPPPKDGVVLGGIEGVKRRLIGATSLEQQIIAVEEGLKYGQAGTKLVFQIVNTESEKLEFTVSSLLGQQALAKVQPHLHTNIPLISAVDVNYSRLQNLLASGKWKDADQETASIMLRVCDRKPQGFLDPSDVEKFPCEDLNTIETLWQKYSNGRFGFVVQTHIWQMVGCTSHPDWEAWCRFGKGVGWFSQGAWRYWNDLTFDLSANVGHLPRGGAFIGWGLGDFWTGCRTLSALAEKLASCKIA, encoded by the coding sequence ATGTCAGAAAATCCCAATCAACCAAGAGAATATGATGCAGTACTTGGCGGACAAGTACCACCTCCAAAAGATGGTGTGGTTTTAGGAGGTATTGAAGGTGTTAAACGACGGTTGATCGGCGCTACATCCCTAGAACAACAAATTATCGCCGTTGAAGAAGGCCTAAAGTATGGCCAAGCTGGTACAAAATTGGTGTTTCAGATTGTAAATACTGAATCGGAAAAGTTGGAATTTACAGTATCGTCACTGCTGGGACAACAAGCATTAGCAAAAGTACAGCCCCATCTACACACTAATATACCATTAATCTCTGCGGTTGATGTCAACTACAGTCGTTTGCAAAATTTGCTTGCTTCTGGAAAGTGGAAAGATGCAGACCAAGAGACTGCTAGTATAATGCTGCGCGTATGCGATCGCAAACCACAAGGATTTTTAGACCCATCAGACGTTGAAAAATTCCCTTGTGAAGATTTAAACACGATTGAAACTCTCTGGCAAAAATATAGCAATGGACGCTTTGGCTTTGTTGTACAGACGCATATCTGGCAAATGGTTGGCTGTACATCCCATCCTGACTGGGAAGCGTGGTGTCGCTTTGGTAAAGGTGTGGGATGGTTTTCTCAAGGTGCTTGGCGGTATTGGAATGACTTGACATTCGATTTGAGTGCTAACGTAGGACACCTACCCCGTGGCGGTGCATTTATAGGTTGGGGGTTAGGTGACTTTTGGACAGGTTGCAGAACCCTGTCTGCGCTTGCAGAGAAATTAGCAAGCTGCAAAATAGCTTAA
- a CDS encoding WD40 repeat domain-containing protein produces MAENQNQPKEYDAVLGTQNYAPIGSVILGGLEGVKSRLRSVDIEARIAALKEALNYGEAGLDLVIQAWQHESGNFKWAAYSLLRHREEARVKQALQEYNPWLNITCLHTLQQNTLITVVAISPDGRTLVSAGRDINLWDLHTGELQPISMADFNVNSLAISQDGKTLVSRGGTYDGDHKIKVWDLQSGERKQTLEESTYRVFSLIISPDGKTLACGSENNGINVWDLQTEQITRTMSGHSHYLVQALAISSDGKTLVSGANDATIKVWNFETGKLIHTFKKHSNGAESVAISPDGQTIVSGSKDKTIKVWNLQTKQLQFTLEGHSGWVYCVAISPDGNTLVSCGRDKTIRIWDLQTGECQRILKDHTDWVYCVAISPDGNSLVSGSRDKTIKIWGIKS; encoded by the coding sequence ATGGCAGAGAATCAAAATCAACCTAAAGAATATGATGCCGTTTTAGGTACTCAAAATTATGCCCCAATTGGCAGTGTTATTTTAGGCGGACTGGAAGGTGTTAAAAGCCGATTGAGAAGTGTAGATATAGAAGCGCGAATTGCCGCATTAAAAGAGGCACTCAATTACGGAGAAGCAGGTTTAGACTTAGTAATTCAGGCTTGGCAACATGAATCAGGTAATTTCAAGTGGGCTGCCTATTCATTACTTCGCCACAGGGAAGAAGCAAGAGTTAAACAAGCGTTACAAGAATATAATCCCTGGCTAAATATCACTTGCCTCCACACTTTACAGCAGAATACACTTATCACAGTTGTTGCCATTAGCCCAGATGGGAGAACTCTTGTCAGTGCCGGAAGAGACATTAATCTTTGGGATTTGCATACGGGAGAACTTCAACCTATATCTATGGCCGATTTCAACGTTAATTCCTTAGCTATTAGCCAAGATGGAAAAACTTTAGTTAGTAGAGGAGGAACTTATGACGGCGATCACAAAATCAAAGTGTGGGATTTACAGAGTGGAGAGCGTAAACAAACTTTAGAAGAATCTACCTACAGAGTTTTTTCCCTAATTATTAGTCCAGATGGAAAGACACTAGCTTGCGGCAGTGAGAATAATGGAATTAATGTCTGGGATTTGCAGACAGAACAAATTACACGTACTATGAGTGGTCATTCACACTACTTAGTTCAAGCATTAGCGATCAGTTCCGATGGAAAAACTCTGGTTAGTGGTGCTAATGACGCAACCATCAAAGTGTGGAATTTTGAAACTGGAAAGCTGATACACACTTTTAAAAAACATTCAAATGGTGCTGAGTCTGTAGCTATTAGCCCAGACGGGCAGACAATTGTCAGTGGTAGTAAAGACAAAACAATTAAAGTATGGAATTTACAGACAAAACAGCTTCAGTTCACACTTGAAGGGCATTCAGGGTGGGTTTATTGTGTAGCTATCAGCCCAGACGGAAACACTCTTGTTAGTTGTGGTAGAGATAAAACTATCAGAATTTGGGACTTGCAAACTGGGGAATGTCAACGCATTCTCAAAGATCATACTGATTGGGTTTATTGTGTAGCTATCAGTCCAGATGGGAACAGTCTTGTTAGTGGCAGTAGAGATAAAACTATTAAAATATGGGGTATTAAGTCCTAG